In Streptomyces rapamycinicus NRRL 5491, the genomic stretch CCACATCGCACAGATCGATGGCGGCCGATCCGCCGCGCCGGATGTCCCGCACCCGCGGCAGCACCCCGCCCAGCACCCTGGCCTGCCCGATGCGGCGCTCGCGCACGTACCCGAAGCCGGTGCCGATCAGCGACTCCTCGAGCGGGGCCGCGGGGCGGCAGTGCACCTGCTCCGCGTTCCGCCAGGCGCCCTGGCCCAGGACCGCGTGGAAGGTCTCGCCGCGCACCGGGGCGATCACCACCCCGACGACCGCCTCGCCGTCCTTCTCGGCGGCGATGCTGACCGCCCACGACGGCAGGCCGTAGAGGTAGTTCACGGTGCCGTCGAGCGGGTCGATCACCCAGCGCACCCCGCTGCTGCCCTCGCTGCTGGAGCCCTCCTCCCCCAGCACTCCGTCCCGTGGGCGGCGGCGGGCGAGGAGGTCGGTGATCAGCTTCTCGGCGGCGATGTCCATCTCGGTGACGACGTCGATCGGGCTGGTCTTGGTGGCCGCCACCCCGAGGTCGGCCGGGCGGCCGTCGCGCAGCAGGTCCGCCGCACCGCGGGCGGCCTCCAGCGCCGTCTCGAGGAGTTCGGTCATGAGCGGGTCGGTCATCGTGCTCCTTAGCGGATTGCCCGGAGGGGCGAGCGGCGGTGGCGGGCCGGGACGGCGGGCGCGATCGGTCGGAGCCCGGGGCGTGAGTGCGGGCGCGGTCAGTCGGCGCCCGCGGCGGCGGGGCGCGGCGACCGGGCCGGGCAGCAGCCCACCGGGCACACGTCATGGCTCGGGCCGAGGGCACCCAGGGCGCAGCGCTCCGGGGCGGCCGCCGCCCGGCCCTCGGCGAGGCGCTCGGTGGCCGCGCGCTCCAGCACCAGATCGCGCACGCACGCGGCGAACCGCGGATCGGCCCCGACCGTCGAGGCGCGGGAGACCGGCAGGCCCAGCTCGGCGGCCTTGGCCGTGGCCTCGGTGTCGAGGTCGTACTTGACTTCCATATGGTCCGAGACGAAGCCGATCGGGACCATGACGACGGCGGCCGCGCCCTCGCCGTGCAGCTCCTCGAGGTGATCGCAGATGTCCGGCTCCAGCCAGGGGATGTGCGGGGCGCCGCTGCGCGACTGGTAGACCAGCCGCCAGGGGCGCTCGACACCGGTCTCCTCGCGCACCGCGTCCGCGATCAGCCGGGCGACATCGAGGTGCTGGGCGACGTACGCGCCGCCCTCCCCGTCCTCGGTGTGCGCCTGCTCCGGGCCCGAGGTGTCGGCCGCGGCGGTCGGGATGGAGTGGGTGGTGAAGGCGAGGTGGGCCCCGGCCCGCCGGTCCTCGGGCAGCTCCGCGAGGGCGGCCAGCGTGGTGTCCACCATGGGCCGCACGAAGCCGGGGTGGTTGAAGTAGTGCCGCAGCTTGTCGACGCGCGGCAGCGGCAGGCCCTCGCCCTCCAGGGCGGCCAGGGCGTCCGCCAGGTTCTCGCGGTACTGCCGGCAGCCCGAGTACGAGGCGTAGGCGCTGGTGGCCAGCACCAGGATCCGGCGGTGGCCGTCGGCGGCCATCTCGCGCAGGGTGTCGGTCAGATACGGCGCCCAGTTGCGATTGCCCCAGTAGACCGGCAGGTCCAGGCCGTGCTCGGTGAAGTCCTTGCGCAGCGCGTGCAGCAGTTCGCGGTTCTGCGCGTTGATCGGGCTGACCCCGCCGAAGAGGAAGTAGTGCCGGCCGACCTCCTTCAGCCGCTCGCGGGGGATGCCCCGCCCACGCGTGACGTTCTCCAGGAACGGCACGACGTCATCGGGGCCCTCCGGACCGCCGAAGGAGAGCAACAGCAGTGCGTCATAGGGGTCGGGGGCAGGCTGTACTGACTGATCCGGCATGTTTCCGATCCTGCCACCCGCCGCTGACGGGCGGGAAACGGCCCTGCGCGAACCGGGTCCGGGCCCGTAATCTGTATCAGCGCTCGACGATCCTTACCCTGCTCACGGCGGAGACTGCCTTGCCCAGTGCCAGCCCCTACCGCGCGATCTTCGCCGCCCCCGGCGCCAAGGAGTTCTCCGCGGCCGGCTTCCTCGGGCGGATGCCGCTGTCCATGGCGGGCATCGGCGTGGTCACCATGGTCTCCGAACTCACCGGCCGGTACGGGCTCGCGGGCGCCCTGTCGGCCACCCTGGCGCTCTCCGCCGCCGTCATCGGCCCGCAGATCTCCCGGCTGGTCGACCGGCACGGCCAGCGCCGGGTGCTGCGCCCGGCGACCCTCATGGCGCTCGCCGCCGTCTGCGGGCTGCTCCTGAGCGCGCACCGGGGCTGGCCGGACTGGACGCTGTTCGTCTTCGCCGCCGCGTCCGGCTGTGTGCCCAGCGTGGGCTCCATGGTGCGGGCCTGCTGGGCGGCGGTCTACGAGGACTCCCCGCGCGAGCTGCACGCCGCGTACGCGTGGGAGTCCATCGTCGACGAGATCTGCTTCATCGTCGGGCCGGTCATCTCGATCGGGCTGTCCACCTCCTGGTTCCCGGAGGCGGGCCCGCTGCTGGCCGCCTGCTTCCTGGCGGCCGGGGTCTTCTCGCTGACCGCGCAGCGGGCCACCGAGCCCGTACCGCATCCGCGCGGGCACCACACCGGCGGTTCGGCGCTGCGCTCGCGCGGGCTCCAGGTGCTGGTGACCACCTTCATGGCGACGGGCGCGATCTTCGGGGCGATCGACGTGGTGACGGTGGCCTTCGCCGAGGACGAGGGACACAAGGGCGCGGCCAGTCTGGTCCTGGCGGTGTACGCGGCGGGCTCCTGCCTCGCGGGCGCGGTCTTCGGGGTGCTGCGGCTGAGCGGTCCGGTGTCCCGTCGCTGGTTGTGGGGTATTTGTGCGATCGCCGTGAGTATGATCCCGCTCCAACTGGTCGGGAACCTGCCGTTCCTGGCCGTGGCGCTCTTCGTCGCGGGCCTGGCCATCGCACCCACGATGGTCACCACCATGGCCCTTGTCGAACGGCACGTACCACGCGCGCATCTGACCGAGGGGATGACCTGGGTGAGCACCGGGCTCGCGGTCGGGGTGGCGCTCGGCTCGTCGGCCGCCGGATGGGTGGTGGACGCGGCCGGCGCCCGGGCGGGGTACGCGGTGCCGGCCGTGGCCGGGGCGCTCGCGGCCGCGGTGGCGTTCCTCGGGTACCGCCGGCTCCGGCCGGCGCCACAGCGGGAGGGGTCGGGGACGGATGGCCGTCAGGACCGTGAAGACCGTACGGAGCAGCGTGTGGCGTAACTGGGCGGGGAACGTGATGGCCCGCCCGGCGCGGATCGTCGCCCCGTCGTCCACGCAGGAGCTGGCCGAGATGGTGGGCCGGGCGACGGCGGAGGGGCTGAAGGTGAAGGCGGTGGGCACCGGGCACTCCTTCACCACCGCGGCCGCCACCGACGGGCTGCTGATACGCCCCCACCGGATGGCGGGGGTGCGCGGTCTTGACCGCGAGGCGGGGACCGTGACCGTCGCGGCCGGCACCTCGCTCCGGCAGCTCAACGAGACGCTGTCGGCCCATGGGCTGTCGCTGGTCAACATGGGCGACATCATGGAGCAGACGGTGGCCGGAGCGACCTCCACGGGCACCCATGGCACCGGCCGGGACAGCGCCTCGATCGCCGCCCAGATCAAGGGTCTGGAGCTGGTGACGGCGGACGGTTCGGTGCTGCGCTGCTCGGCGGAGGAGAACCCGGAGATCTTCGCGGCGGCCCGGATCGGGCTCGGCGCGCTCGGCGTGGTCAGCGAGATCACCTTCGGGGTGGAACCGGAGTTCCTGCTCTCGGCGCGCGAGGAGCCCATGCCCTTCGACCGCGTGATGGCCGATTTCGAACAGCTCGTGGCCGAGAACGAGCACTTCGAGTTCTACTGGTTTCCGCACACCGGCAACTGCAACACCAAGCGCAACAACCGCAGCACCGGCCCCGCCGCCCCGGTGGGTCGGGTCAGCGGCTGGGTGGACGACGAACTGCTGTCCAACGGCATCTTCCAGGTGGCCTGTTCGGTGGGCCGGGCGGTTCCCGCCACCATCCCCGGAATCGCCAAAATCTCCAGCCGCGCCCTGTCCGCCCGGACCTACACGGACATCCCTTACAAAGTCTTCACCTCTCCGCGCCGAGTGCGGTTCCTGGAGATGGAGTACGCCGTGCCGCGCGAGGCCGCGGTCACCGTGCTGCGCGAGCTCAAGGCGACCGTCGAGCGGTCCGGACTGCGGGTCAGCTTCCCGGTGGAGGTGCGCACCGCGCCCGCCGACGACATCCCGCTGTCCACCGCCTCCGGGCGCGACACCGCGTACATCGCCGTCCATCTGTACCGGGGCACCCCGCACCGGGCGTACTTCACGGCGGCCGAGCAGATCATGATCGCGCACGGCGGGCGTCCGCACTGGGGCAAGCTGCACAGCCGCGACGCCGCCTATCTGGCCGGGGTCTACCCCCGGTTCGGCGAGTTCGCGGCGGTGCGCGACCGGCTGGATCCAAACCGGCTGTTCACCAACGACTATCTGCGGCGGGTGCTCGGCGACTGACGTGTCACGGCCCGTCGGCCGACTGACGCGTCAGGGCGCGCCGGGCGACTGGCGTGTCACGGCGCGCCGGTGGCGCCGGGCGTGGGCGTGGCCTCGCCGGAAGCATCCGTTCCGCCCTCCGTGACACCGCCGGACGGGGTCCGGGAGGGGCCCGGGGCGGCGGGCTCGGAGGTGCCGGGCGCGGTCGCGCCGCCGGTGCCGCCGTCCTGGCTCGAGCCGTCGCCGGAGCCCTTGCCGGAGCCGGACGAACCGGATGATCCGGACGCGTCGGGCGTCGGCGCGGTCGAGGCGTCTCCCGCGCCGCCCCCGCGGGAGGCGCCCGGGGACGGCGTCTCGTCGCCGCCCCGGGAGGAGCCGGGGCCGTACGACGGGGCGGCCGGGTCCCGGCGCGAGGGGCCGGGGGTGGACTTCGGCCCCGGGGAGCCGCTCACGCTGTCGCTGACGGTGGTTCCGGTCCGGTTCTCCCCCCAGACGTTGGACACCGGGCCGCCGGAGAACATCTCGATCCCCGTGATCACGCTCATGGCGGCGATGAAGACGGCGGCCGCCCCGACGGCATGGCGCCGCCGGACGCGCGGCCGGGCGCCGTGCGTGGTCGGCTCGCCGTACTCGCCGGGGTCCGGGGCCGGCGGGGGCGCGCCCGGCTCGGCGGACTCGGCCGGTCCGGCGTACCACCGGCGCCCGGTCGGCCGCGTCTGGACCCGCACCTCCTTGATCTGCTCACCGGTGCGCCGGAACAGATGCTGGAAGACGGTGCCGCCCGCGGTCGCCACCACGCTCACCACACCGGCGCCCAGGATCGTCCCGTAGACGCCCAGTTTGGACGCGAGCACCGCGGCGGCGACGGCCGCCAGCGCGCTGCCGGCCACATGGGCCACGCTCAGCTCGATCCGCCCGCTCTTGTGTTGTCCGTCGCTGTCGGCCCTGCCGTGCATCTCCCGCCTCGCTTGGACATTCGTTCCAGCCTGCAGGGAGAAGTGACCGATAAACGAAGCAGATCGTTCCGATTCTGTCGTTTCTGTGAAACTTGCCACCCAAATTGGGCCTCACTTCGAAGGATTCACGCTGCCATCCCCCTCCCGGCCATGAACTCGGCTGGCGTGCCGCTCTACCTGAGCGGCCCGAATGGAGTACTGTGGCGAGCCCTGGCCCCGCTTTCCCGTCCGGCCGCCCGGACCCAACGGGAGGGGTCAGAAGGCGGCAACCAACCGGCCCGGGCAACTCGGCAAAGTTGTGGCAGGCTGCACCCGGGCAGGCCACACTCGTCTAGCGGGAGAGCAGCGACGCAACCGTGACGTCGGCAGGCACCACCCGGGAGGTCCCCATGCCCGAACTGCGTGTCGTGGCCGTCAGCAACGACGGCACA encodes the following:
- a CDS encoding MFS transporter, which gives rise to MPSASPYRAIFAAPGAKEFSAAGFLGRMPLSMAGIGVVTMVSELTGRYGLAGALSATLALSAAVIGPQISRLVDRHGQRRVLRPATLMALAAVCGLLLSAHRGWPDWTLFVFAAASGCVPSVGSMVRACWAAVYEDSPRELHAAYAWESIVDEICFIVGPVISIGLSTSWFPEAGPLLAACFLAAGVFSLTAQRATEPVPHPRGHHTGGSALRSRGLQVLVTTFMATGAIFGAIDVVTVAFAEDEGHKGAASLVLAVYAAGSCLAGAVFGVLRLSGPVSRRWLWGICAIAVSMIPLQLVGNLPFLAVALFVAGLAIAPTMVTTMALVERHVPRAHLTEGMTWVSTGLAVGVALGSSAAGWVVDAAGARAGYAVPAVAGALAAAVAFLGYRRLRPAPQREGSGTDGRQDREDRTEQRVA
- a CDS encoding inositol monophosphatase family protein, with the translated sequence MTDPLMTELLETALEAARGAADLLRDGRPADLGVAATKTSPIDVVTEMDIAAEKLITDLLARRRPRDGVLGEEGSSSEGSSGVRWVIDPLDGTVNYLYGLPSWAVSIAAEKDGEAVVGVVIAPVRGETFHAVLGQGAWRNAEQVHCRPAAPLEESLIGTGFGYVRERRIGQARVLGGVLPRVRDIRRGGSAAIDLCDVACGRLNGYYERGLNPWDFAAGALIAREAGALTGGRPGVPASTELTIAAAPGLFEPLRGLLDDLGAWHD
- a CDS encoding D-arabinono-1,4-lactone oxidase is translated as MAVRTVKTVRSSVWRNWAGNVMARPARIVAPSSTQELAEMVGRATAEGLKVKAVGTGHSFTTAAATDGLLIRPHRMAGVRGLDREAGTVTVAAGTSLRQLNETLSAHGLSLVNMGDIMEQTVAGATSTGTHGTGRDSASIAAQIKGLELVTADGSVLRCSAEENPEIFAAARIGLGALGVVSEITFGVEPEFLLSAREEPMPFDRVMADFEQLVAENEHFEFYWFPHTGNCNTKRNNRSTGPAAPVGRVSGWVDDELLSNGIFQVACSVGRAVPATIPGIAKISSRALSARTYTDIPYKVFTSPRRVRFLEMEYAVPREAAVTVLRELKATVERSGLRVSFPVEVRTAPADDIPLSTASGRDTAYIAVHLYRGTPHRAYFTAAEQIMIAHGGRPHWGKLHSRDAAYLAGVYPRFGEFAAVRDRLDPNRLFTNDYLRRVLGD
- a CDS encoding ferrochelatase; its protein translation is MPDQSVQPAPDPYDALLLLSFGGPEGPDDVVPFLENVTRGRGIPRERLKEVGRHYFLFGGVSPINAQNRELLHALRKDFTEHGLDLPVYWGNRNWAPYLTDTLREMAADGHRRILVLATSAYASYSGCRQYRENLADALAALEGEGLPLPRVDKLRHYFNHPGFVRPMVDTTLAALAELPEDRRAGAHLAFTTHSIPTAAADTSGPEQAHTEDGEGGAYVAQHLDVARLIADAVREETGVERPWRLVYQSRSGAPHIPWLEPDICDHLEELHGEGAAAVVMVPIGFVSDHMEVKYDLDTEATAKAAELGLPVSRASTVGADPRFAACVRDLVLERAATERLAEGRAAAAPERCALGALGPSHDVCPVGCCPARSPRPAAAGAD